One window of the Pseudomonas sp. S04 genome contains the following:
- a CDS encoding OprD family porin: MKILARSSAPRLATLLRPAALGIVCSTAAAGASAEGFVDDANATLNLRNFYHNRNFVDPTYPQGKAEEWTQSFILDMRSGYTAGAVGLGVDVLGLYSLKLDGGRGTAGTQLLPTHDSGRPADDFGRFGVALKARFSATELKVGEWMPLLPILRSDDGRSLPQTFRGAQLTSREITDLTLYTGQFRGNSPRNDASMERMFMAGRPSATSDRFNFAGGEYQFNDKATQVGLWHAQLEDIYQQQYLNVLHSQVLGSWKLGGNLGLFLGDEDGAAKAGEMDNKTVSLLLSAKTGANTFYLGLQRVYGETGWMRVNGTAGYPLANDTYNSSYDNARERSWQLRHDFDFAALGVPGLTMMNRYLSGDHVQTANTRQGKEWGRESELAYVIQSGPFKDLSVRWRNSTLRRDFSNYDIDENRLIFNYPIKFL, encoded by the coding sequence ATGAAGATCCTTGCACGCTCAAGCGCACCCCGCCTGGCCACCCTTTTGCGACCTGCAGCGCTGGGGATTGTGTGCTCGACCGCTGCGGCCGGGGCATCGGCCGAAGGTTTTGTCGACGACGCCAACGCCACCCTCAACCTGCGCAACTTCTACCACAACCGCAACTTTGTCGACCCGACCTATCCGCAAGGCAAAGCCGAAGAGTGGACGCAAAGTTTCATCCTCGACATGCGCTCAGGCTATACCGCCGGCGCAGTCGGCCTTGGGGTCGATGTGTTGGGCCTGTACTCGCTCAAGCTCGATGGCGGGCGCGGGACTGCCGGCACCCAATTGCTGCCGACCCATGACAGCGGCAGGCCCGCAGACGATTTCGGCCGCTTCGGCGTGGCGCTCAAAGCCAGGTTCTCGGCCACCGAACTGAAGGTCGGAGAATGGATGCCCCTGCTGCCGATCCTGCGCTCCGATGATGGCCGCTCCTTGCCCCAGACCTTTCGCGGCGCACAGCTGACTTCAAGGGAAATTACCGACCTGACCCTCTACACCGGGCAGTTTCGCGGCAACAGCCCGCGCAACGACGCCAGCATGGAGCGCATGTTCATGGCCGGGCGGCCCAGCGCGACCTCGGATCGCTTCAACTTCGCCGGGGGTGAATACCAGTTCAATGACAAGGCCACCCAGGTGGGCCTGTGGCATGCCCAACTGGAGGATATCTACCAGCAGCAATACCTGAATGTGCTGCATAGCCAGGTGCTGGGAAGTTGGAAATTGGGGGGTAACCTTGGGCTGTTCCTGGGCGACGAGGATGGCGCGGCCAAGGCCGGCGAGATGGACAACAAGACCGTGTCACTGCTGCTGTCCGCCAAGACCGGCGCCAACACCTTTTACCTGGGACTGCAGCGCGTCTACGGCGAGACCGGCTGGATGCGGGTCAACGGCACCGCCGGCTACCCCTTGGCCAACGACACCTACAACTCGAGCTATGACAATGCCCGGGAGCGCTCCTGGCAACTGCGTCACGACTTCGATTTCGCGGCGCTGGGGGTACCAGGGCTGACGATGATGAATCGCTACCTGTCCGGCGACCATGTCCAGACCGCCAACACCCGCCAAGGCAAGGAATGGGGCAGAGAGTCCGAGCTGGCCTATGTCATCCAGAGCGGCCCGTTCAAGGACCTCTCCGTGCGCTGGCGCAACTCCACCCTGCGCCGGGACTTCAGCAACTACGACATTGATGAAAACCGCCTGATCTTCAACTACCCCATCAAGTTCCTGTAG
- a CDS encoding tripartite tricarboxylate transporter permease, translating into MIAPLLDQILIALGMGILGAVIFAGIGLISGSDETTTLAPLTLLVVLLGVPAAGVLTFFLAGAVAKHMTHAVPTALLGIPGDTMATPLMREANFLRNLGVPHIALRKMISGAVIAALIAVPMAVLFALMLAPFGDMIKHAAPWVFLLAAIAIAWFSKGRLAAVLTLIPFVMVIVGLQSITGQYGVKLSVSYFLGIAIGPLIAALFSMLAPAERATMRREEVRTFSLSPDVKSWGGFFPNPLKVLDSKQSMWTAITAVVSSATFVFSPVAMTVIMGEVVGSRIKHVYHRLTTVITARNGVTESTYLAEALIPLIAFGLPLSPVAAGPAAPLFNAPPRFSVDTATGQVNNLHTLLNTWEFLGYGMLAVVVAILIAYPFTMNYAHRAASYVSRKISHEAVISTFVGLILVIGIWEGGLLGLAVIVTIGLLGGFLSRFLGFNIGVQFMGYYTAVLTVPALVALLHS; encoded by the coding sequence ATGATCGCTCCCCTGTTGGATCAGATTCTCATCGCCTTGGGCATGGGCATCCTCGGCGCAGTGATTTTTGCCGGGATCGGACTCATCTCCGGCAGCGATGAAACCACTACCCTCGCCCCCTTGACCTTGCTCGTGGTGCTGCTGGGCGTGCCCGCCGCCGGGGTGCTGACCTTCTTCCTCGCGGGAGCGGTGGCCAAGCACATGACCCATGCCGTGCCCACGGCGCTGCTGGGGATTCCGGGCGACACCATGGCCACGCCACTGATGCGCGAAGCCAACTTCCTGCGTAACCTGGGCGTTCCGCACATTGCCCTGCGCAAGATGATTTCCGGTGCAGTGATTGCGGCGTTGATCGCGGTGCCGATGGCCGTGCTGTTCGCCCTGATGCTCGCGCCCTTCGGTGACATGATCAAGCATGCCGCCCCCTGGGTGTTCCTGCTGGCGGCAATCGCCATCGCCTGGTTCTCCAAAGGTCGCCTGGCGGCCGTGCTGACGCTGATCCCCTTCGTCATGGTGATTGTCGGCCTGCAAAGCATTACCGGGCAGTACGGGGTCAAGCTCAGCGTCAGTTACTTCCTGGGCATAGCCATCGGGCCGCTGATCGCCGCGCTGTTCTCCATGCTCGCACCGGCCGAGCGGGCGACCATGCGCCGTGAGGAAGTGCGCACGTTCTCGCTGTCGCCCGACGTCAAAAGCTGGGGCGGGTTCTTCCCCAATCCCCTCAAGGTGCTGGACAGCAAACAGAGCATGTGGACGGCGATTACCGCGGTCGTCTCCAGCGCCACCTTTGTGTTCAGCCCGGTGGCCATGACCGTGATCATGGGCGAGGTCGTCGGCTCGCGGATCAAGCACGTCTACCATCGCCTGACCACGGTCATTACCGCGCGCAACGGGGTGACCGAATCCACCTACCTTGCCGAGGCACTGATCCCGCTGATCGCCTTTGGACTGCCCCTGAGTCCCGTCGCTGCGGGCCCGGCTGCGCCATTGTTCAATGCGCCTCCGCGTTTTAGCGTCGACACCGCAACGGGCCAGGTCAACAACCTGCACACCCTGCTCAACACCTGGGAGTTCCTCGGCTACGGCATGTTGGCGGTGGTGGTGGCGATCCTGATCGCTTACCCGTTCACCATGAATTACGCCCACAGGGCGGCGTCCTATGTGTCGCGCAAGATCAGCCACGAGGCAGTGATCTCGACCTTCGTTGGCCTGATCCTGGTGATCGGCATCTGGGAGGGCGGCCTCCTGGGCTTGGCGGTGATCGTCACCATCGGCCTGCTGGGCGGTTTTCTCTCACGCTTCCTGGGCTTCAACATCGGGGTGCAGTTCATGGGCTACTACACCGCCGTGCTCACGGTCCCGGCCCTGGTTGCCCTGTTGCACAGCTAG
- a CDS encoding hydroxymethylglutaryl-CoA lyase gives MPLDHVRLVEVGARDGLQNERRTLPASVRVQLLERLADAGLRTLEAGAFVSTRWVPQMAGTDQVLKALPSRAGVSWTALVPNVQGLEAAIAAGCREVAVFAAASEAFSQQNINCSIEQSLRRYQEVIVRARDAGVRVRGYVSCVMGCPFTGQVKPEAVAAVSAALFGMGCYEISLGDTIGTGTPAATTRLIEACSQVVPVSALAGHFHDTYGMAIANIHAALASGVRTFDSSVAGLGGCPYSPGATGNVATEDVIYLLDGLGMSHGVDLDALIEVGEFINAELGRETASRVSRALLAKRGRLHIQ, from the coding sequence ATGCCCTTGGATCATGTACGCCTGGTGGAAGTCGGCGCCAGGGACGGCCTGCAGAATGAGCGACGCACTTTGCCGGCGTCGGTCCGGGTGCAGTTGCTGGAGCGCCTGGCCGACGCTGGTTTGCGGACCCTGGAAGCCGGCGCGTTTGTATCAACGCGCTGGGTACCGCAGATGGCGGGCACCGACCAGGTGCTCAAGGCCCTGCCTTCGCGCGCCGGTGTCAGCTGGACCGCGCTGGTGCCCAACGTCCAGGGGCTGGAAGCCGCCATCGCCGCAGGCTGTCGCGAAGTCGCGGTGTTCGCCGCAGCTTCAGAGGCGTTCTCGCAGCAGAACATCAACTGTTCTATCGAGCAAAGCCTGCGCCGTTATCAGGAAGTGATCGTGCGTGCCCGGGATGCCGGCGTCCGGGTCCGCGGCTACGTGTCGTGTGTCATGGGCTGCCCTTTCACTGGCCAGGTCAAACCCGAGGCTGTCGCGGCCGTCAGCGCGGCACTGTTTGGCATGGGCTGTTATGAGATCAGCCTGGGCGACACTATCGGTACCGGCACGCCCGCGGCGACAACTCGCTTGATCGAAGCCTGTAGCCAGGTGGTGCCGGTCAGCGCGCTGGCCGGGCACTTTCATGACACCTATGGCATGGCGATCGCCAATATCCATGCAGCACTGGCAAGCGGAGTCCGGACATTCGACAGCTCGGTTGCCGGCCTGGGCGGCTGTCCGTATTCGCCAGGGGCCACCGGCAATGTGGCGACCGAGGACGTGATTTACCTGCTGGACGGCCTGGGCATGAGCCATGGCGTCGATCTGGATGCGCTGATCGAAGTCGGTGAATTCATCAATGCCGAGCTCGGCCGGGAGACCGCATCCCGTGTGTCCCGCGCGCTGCTGGCGAAGCGTGGCAGGTTGCACATCCAGTAA
- a CDS encoding hydroxymethylglutaryl-CoA reductase, degradative, whose amino-acid sequence MSIDSRLPMFRSMSPAARLEHLQELLGLGEDDVTLLRDAGALPLDIADGMIENVIGKFELPYAVASNFQINGRDVIVPLVVEEPSVVAAASFMAKLAREAGGFQTSSSLPLMRAQVQIVDIADPFNARLSLLRHKEQIIELANRKDQLLNQLGGGCRDIEVHTFAQSPRGPMLVAHLIVDVRDAMGANTVNTMAEAVAPLLEEITGGKVRLRILSNLADLRLARAQVRIAPELLTTAAYQGEEVIEGILDAYNFAVIDPYRAATHNKGIMNGIDPLIVATGNDWRAVEAGAHAYACRNGHYGSLTTWEKDRQGHLVGTLEMPMPVGLVGGATKTHPLAQLSLRILGVKTAQELAEIAVAVGLAQNLGALRALSTEGIQRGHMALHARNIALSAGAKGEEVSWLVKQMVESRDVRADNAARLLEQKRGQC is encoded by the coding sequence ATGAGTATCGACTCCCGTCTCCCCATGTTCCGCAGCATGTCGCCGGCCGCGCGCCTGGAGCATTTGCAAGAGCTGCTCGGGCTTGGCGAGGATGATGTGACCCTGCTGCGCGATGCCGGCGCCCTGCCCCTGGACATCGCCGACGGCATGATTGAAAACGTGATCGGCAAGTTCGAACTGCCCTACGCCGTGGCGAGCAATTTCCAGATCAATGGCCGCGACGTGATAGTGCCGCTGGTGGTGGAAGAACCTTCGGTGGTCGCCGCCGCATCGTTCATGGCCAAGCTGGCCCGCGAGGCCGGTGGATTCCAGACCTCCAGTTCGCTGCCGCTGATGCGCGCCCAGGTGCAGATCGTCGACATCGCCGATCCGTTCAACGCCCGCCTGAGCCTGTTGCGCCACAAAGAGCAAATCATCGAGCTGGCCAACCGCAAGGACCAACTGCTCAACCAGCTCGGTGGCGGCTGCCGCGACATTGAAGTGCACACCTTCGCCCAGAGCCCACGCGGGCCGATGCTGGTGGCACACCTGATTGTCGACGTGCGTGATGCCATGGGGGCCAACACCGTCAACACCATGGCCGAGGCGGTGGCGCCGCTGCTGGAAGAAATCACCGGCGGCAAGGTGCGCCTGCGGATTCTCTCCAACCTGGCGGACCTGCGCCTGGCCCGGGCCCAGGTGCGCATTGCCCCCGAACTGCTGACAACCGCCGCCTATCAGGGCGAGGAAGTCATCGAAGGCATTCTCGACGCCTACAACTTCGCCGTGATCGATCCCTACCGCGCCGCCACCCACAATAAAGGCATCATGAATGGCATCGACCCGCTGATCGTCGCCACCGGCAACGACTGGCGCGCCGTGGAAGCCGGGGCTCACGCCTATGCCTGCCGTAACGGCCATTACGGCTCCCTGACCACCTGGGAAAAAGACCGCCAGGGCCATCTGGTCGGGACCCTGGAAATGCCGATGCCGGTCGGACTGGTCGGCGGCGCCACCAAGACTCACCCGCTGGCACAACTGTCGCTGCGCATCCTCGGTGTGAAGACCGCCCAGGAGCTGGCGGAGATCGCCGTCGCCGTTGGCCTGGCGCAAAATCTGGGAGCGTTGCGGGCGTTGTCCACCGAGGGCATTCAACGCGGCCACATGGCCCTGCATGCCCGCAACATTGCACTCTCGGCAGGCGCCAAGGGCGAGGAAGTCAGCTGGCTGGTCAAGCAAATGGTCGAGTCCCGCGATGTACGTGCCGACAACGCGGCGCGCCTGCTCGAACAAAAGCGTGGGCAGTGCTGA